Proteins encoded by one window of Nisaea sediminum:
- the gmk gene encoding guanylate kinase produces the protein MSYATENDTELRRRGLMLVLSSPSGAGKSSICRELLKLEDDLTISVSATTRPRRPGEVDGTDYYFIDQTEFQLRINRGEFLEYAKVLGNNYYYGTPRDRVEKVLGGGGDVLFDIDWQGTQQIADAARDDLVSVFILPPSIHELERRLLGRNQDSAEVVAQRMSKAAEEISHYREYDYIIVNHDLDESVEKVRAILTAERLKRDRQLGLTDFVKQLREGR, from the coding sequence ATGAGCTACGCTACCGAAAACGATACCGAGCTGCGCCGCCGCGGTCTGATGCTGGTGCTGTCCTCTCCATCCGGCGCCGGCAAATCCTCGATCTGCCGGGAGCTGCTGAAACTCGAGGACGATTTGACGATCTCCGTCTCGGCGACAACCCGTCCGCGCCGGCCGGGGGAAGTGGACGGCACGGACTACTATTTCATCGACCAGACCGAATTCCAGCTCCGGATCAACCGGGGCGAATTCCTCGAATATGCCAAGGTCCTCGGCAACAATTACTATTACGGCACGCCGCGGGACCGCGTCGAGAAGGTGCTCGGCGGCGGTGGGGACGTGCTGTTCGATATCGACTGGCAGGGCACGCAGCAGATTGCCGACGCGGCGCGCGACGACCTGGTCAGTGTCTTCATCCTTCCGCCCTCTATCCACGAGCTGGAGCGCCGCCTGCTGGGTCGGAACCAGGATTCCGCCGAGGTTGTCGCCCAGCGCATGTCCAAGGCGGCAGAAGAGATCAGCCACTACCGCGAATACGACTACATCATCGTGAACCACGATCTCGACGAGAGCGTGGAGAAGGTGCGTGCGATCCTGACGGCCGAGCGTCTGAAGCGCGACCGCCAGCTCGGCCTCACCGATTTCGTCAAGCAGCTCCGCGAGGGCCGCTAG
- a CDS encoding glycosyltransferase — protein sequence MAAKSPSKKKKTSTAVVILGMHRSGTSALTRVCNILGVELSDNLLPPVEGNNETGFWEHLDTVVTDEQLLTDFEMFWDDPRALPAGWTGTEAAEKARRTILEFLEKDFAGAKLWGIKDPRMCRLMPLWEPVLEEFGAEPVYVIMQRNPLEVARSLHQRDGLSTGRGLVLWLRHVIESERATRGKRRTFLSYDRLMADWQGTIEGMAKSLDLPLDKVTGESRAEIEGFIRPGLRHFALHDRELYGSATLSRWAGRVFAACRALECDPDDAAALAAIDLVAAELELAGAYFDDIVGEAAPREKKQREEIVDLHRKVAERQNWATEQISRVAERDARLQERDRMIHSLMVQREDLHANYKQAQHDLNIENARIHRELRFITGTWSWKLTRPLRVMNRLFLRTLGAMRVLKHDMHVASAIHAEALGGDVFRSTEPNPQLILGSPWRFLPEGWVEVSYEIEAKRGASPFLFADVGYGFEEAYRFRLPPTRGGTGKAIVRLPKGIFQLRFDPVHFVGTFEIKHIRIREVSRILLTLRTLWSRIREVIEHRDARKRVGKRIYDLVVKRDVKGFFEGVARLGPDPVSSYTRWFELYGTLTDDDRTAIRKHIETMKKKPRFSIVMPTYNTPVQFLRKAIESVQNQLYPEWELCIADDASTSQETKDLLRRYANEDDRIKVTFREKNGHISAASNSALELATGDYIALLDHDDELTPHALYMMAVEVRDHPDADIIYSDEDKVDENGDHYAPYFKPDWAPDMFLGQNLINHLGVYRRKLVEKVGGFRLGYEGSQDYDLALRVIEQTRPENIRHIPHILYHWRAAEGSTALAEEEKDYTGSAAIRAIQDHLDRSKIKAKVVQGRDIYSQRVIYELPKKPPLVSLIIPTRNRADILKGAVDGIREKNDYPNWEIIVVDNGSDEEETLEYLAELEKDDRVRIHRDDGPFNYSRLNNDAARLAKGEIIGLINNDVAPINEDWLSEMVRQVTQPGVGAVGAKLYYENDTLQHGGVIVGLGGVAGHFDKRLPRDSRGYFGRAMLVQNFSAVTAACLLAPKEVFEEVGGLDEQNLAVAFNDVDFCLKIREAGYRIIWTPYAELYHYESISRGEDTDPDKRARFNAESEYMQKRWAKVCEHDPYYSPNLTLDFEQPSPADPPRALRPWNDYFEQEDAAD from the coding sequence ATGGCAGCGAAGTCCCCGTCCAAGAAAAAGAAGACCTCGACCGCGGTCGTCATCCTCGGCATGCACCGCAGCGGGACGTCAGCGCTGACCCGGGTCTGCAACATTCTCGGTGTCGAGCTGAGCGACAACCTGCTGCCGCCGGTCGAAGGCAATAACGAAACCGGCTTCTGGGAACATCTCGACACCGTCGTCACCGACGAGCAGCTGCTGACCGACTTTGAGATGTTCTGGGACGATCCGCGAGCGCTGCCAGCCGGCTGGACCGGAACGGAAGCGGCGGAGAAGGCCCGAAGGACGATCCTCGAATTCCTCGAGAAGGATTTTGCCGGCGCGAAGCTCTGGGGCATCAAGGACCCCCGGATGTGCCGCCTGATGCCGCTCTGGGAGCCCGTGCTGGAAGAGTTCGGCGCGGAGCCGGTTTATGTGATCATGCAGCGCAATCCGCTCGAGGTCGCGCGCTCCCTGCACCAGCGCGACGGACTCTCGACCGGCCGTGGCCTCGTGCTCTGGCTGCGCCACGTGATCGAATCAGAGCGCGCCACCCGAGGCAAACGCCGCACCTTCCTCAGCTACGACCGGCTGATGGCGGACTGGCAGGGCACGATCGAAGGCATGGCGAAAAGCCTCGACCTTCCGCTCGACAAAGTCACCGGCGAGTCGCGCGCCGAAATCGAAGGTTTCATCCGTCCCGGCCTCAGGCACTTCGCCCTGCACGACAGGGAGCTTTACGGCTCGGCCACACTCTCGCGCTGGGCGGGCCGTGTCTTCGCCGCCTGTCGCGCACTGGAGTGCGATCCGGACGATGCCGCCGCTCTCGCCGCCATCGATCTGGTCGCCGCGGAACTGGAGCTCGCCGGGGCCTATTTCGACGACATCGTCGGCGAGGCCGCCCCGCGCGAGAAGAAACAGCGCGAGGAGATCGTCGATCTGCACCGCAAGGTCGCGGAACGTCAGAACTGGGCGACGGAACAGATCAGCCGGGTGGCGGAACGGGATGCCCGGCTTCAGGAACGCGACCGGATGATCCACTCGCTGATGGTCCAGCGCGAGGACCTGCATGCGAACTACAAGCAGGCGCAGCACGATCTCAATATCGAGAATGCGCGCATCCACCGCGAATTGCGCTTCATCACCGGAACCTGGTCCTGGAAACTCACCCGGCCGCTCAGGGTGATGAACCGGCTCTTCCTGCGCACCCTCGGCGCCATGCGGGTACTCAAGCACGACATGCATGTCGCTTCGGCGATCCATGCCGAGGCCCTCGGCGGCGACGTCTTCCGTTCGACCGAGCCGAACCCGCAGCTGATTCTCGGCTCGCCCTGGCGCTTCCTGCCGGAAGGCTGGGTCGAGGTTTCCTACGAGATCGAGGCCAAGCGCGGGGCCTCGCCCTTCCTCTTCGCCGATGTCGGTTACGGGTTCGAGGAAGCTTACCGGTTCCGCCTGCCGCCGACCCGCGGCGGTACGGGCAAGGCCATCGTCCGGTTGCCGAAAGGGATCTTCCAGCTCCGTTTCGATCCGGTGCATTTCGTCGGCACCTTCGAGATCAAGCATATCCGGATTCGCGAGGTCAGCCGCATTCTGCTGACCCTGCGTACGCTCTGGAGCCGCATCCGCGAGGTGATCGAGCACAGGGACGCGCGCAAGCGGGTCGGCAAACGGATTTACGATCTGGTGGTGAAGCGGGACGTCAAAGGCTTCTTCGAGGGCGTCGCACGGCTCGGCCCGGACCCGGTCAGCAGCTATACCCGCTGGTTCGAGCTCTATGGCACGCTAACGGACGACGACCGGACCGCGATCCGGAAACATATCGAGACGATGAAGAAGAAGCCGCGCTTCTCGATCGTCATGCCGACCTACAACACGCCCGTGCAGTTCCTGCGCAAGGCCATCGAGTCGGTACAGAACCAGCTTTATCCCGAGTGGGAACTCTGCATCGCCGACGATGCATCCACCTCTCAGGAGACGAAGGATCTGCTTCGCCGCTACGCGAACGAGGACGACCGCATCAAGGTCACCTTCCGGGAGAAGAACGGCCACATCTCGGCGGCCTCGAACAGCGCGCTGGAACTCGCGACCGGCGACTATATCGCCCTGCTCGATCACGACGACGAGCTGACGCCGCACGCGCTCTACATGATGGCGGTCGAGGTCCGGGATCATCCGGATGCGGACATCATCTATTCGGACGAGGACAAAGTCGACGAGAACGGCGACCACTATGCGCCCTATTTCAAGCCGGACTGGGCGCCGGACATGTTCCTCGGCCAGAACCTGATCAATCATCTTGGAGTCTACCGCCGCAAGCTGGTCGAGAAGGTCGGAGGCTTCCGCCTCGGCTACGAGGGCAGCCAGGATTACGATCTCGCGCTCCGCGTGATCGAGCAAACCAGGCCGGAGAACATCCGGCACATTCCTCACATCCTCTATCACTGGCGCGCGGCCGAGGGCTCGACCGCGCTCGCCGAGGAGGAGAAGGACTATACCGGCAGCGCCGCGATCCGGGCGATCCAGGACCATCTCGACCGCTCGAAGATCAAGGCCAAGGTGGTGCAGGGCCGAGACATCTACAGCCAGCGGGTCATTTACGAGCTGCCGAAGAAACCGCCGCTGGTCAGCCTGATCATCCCGACCCGGAACCGGGCCGACATCCTGAAAGGCGCCGTCGACGGCATCCGCGAGAAGAACGACTACCCGAACTGGGAAATCATCGTCGTCGACAATGGGAGCGACGAGGAAGAGACCCTCGAATATCTCGCCGAGCTGGAAAAGGACGACCGGGTCCGGATCCATCGGGACGACGGGCCGTTCAACTATTCCCGTCTCAACAACGATGCCGCCCGCCTCGCCAAGGGCGAGATCATCGGTCTGATCAACAACGACGTCGCGCCGATCAATGAAGACTGGCTTTCCGAGATGGTCCGCCAGGTGACGCAGCCCGGTGTCGGCGCGGTCGGGGCGAAGCTCTATTACGAGAACGACACCCTGCAGCATGGCGGCGTGATCGTCGGGCTCGGCGGCGTGGCCGGTCATTTCGACAAGCGCCTGCCGCGCGACAGCCGCGGCTATTTCGGCCGCGCCATGCTGGTGCAGAACTTCTCCGCCGTCACCGCCGCCTGCCTTCTGGCGCCGAAGGAGGTGTTCGAGGAGGTCGGCGGGCTCGACGAGCAGAACCTCGCGGTCGCCTTCAACGATGTCGATTTCTGCCTGAAGATCCGCGAGGCCGGCTATCGCATCATCTGGACGCCCTATGCCGAACTCTATCACTACGAGTCGATCAGCCGGGGCGAGGATACCGATCCGGACAAGCGGGCCCGCTTCAACGCGGAATCCGAATATATGCAGAAACGCTGGGCCAAGGTCTGCGAGCACGACCCCTATTACAGCCCGAACCTGACGCTCGATTTCGAACAGCCCTCGCCCGCAGACCCGCCGCGCGCGCTCCGGCCGTGGAACGACTATTTCGAGCAGGAAGACGCGGCGGACTAG
- a CDS encoding YicC/YloC family endoribonuclease — protein sequence MTINSMTGYARVEGTHDAGDGAGEWQWSWEVKSVNGKSLDIRFRMPGGYDALEIPARKLIGAKLGRGSLSVSLSVARRSAVKALNVNRELIEQILELQAALEAEGKIYPSPPRLDSLLSVRGILETDEDPAQDAEQKEALLAALLKGLEETLSALTAMRAEEGGRLADMLTAHLKTLSGLSASAKETADLQPGQQRERMKQQIAELLEQSPPVSEERLGQELALLATKADIREEVDRLDAHIDACRDLIKAGGVIGRKLDFICQELNRESNTICSKAASLALTNIGLELKSTVEQFREQVQNVE from the coding sequence GTGACGATCAACAGCATGACGGGTTACGCCCGTGTCGAGGGAACCCATGACGCTGGCGACGGCGCCGGAGAATGGCAGTGGAGCTGGGAGGTCAAGTCGGTCAACGGCAAGAGCCTCGATATCCGCTTCCGCATGCCGGGCGGCTACGATGCGCTCGAAATCCCGGCCCGAAAGCTGATCGGGGCGAAGCTCGGGCGCGGATCCCTCTCGGTATCGCTGTCGGTCGCGCGCCGGAGCGCGGTCAAGGCGCTCAACGTGAACCGTGAGCTGATCGAACAGATCCTCGAACTGCAGGCGGCGCTGGAAGCCGAAGGCAAGATCTACCCGTCTCCGCCGCGCCTCGACAGCCTGCTCTCCGTGCGCGGCATTCTGGAGACGGACGAAGACCCGGCGCAGGATGCGGAGCAGAAGGAAGCCCTGCTCGCGGCTCTTCTGAAGGGGCTCGAGGAGACTCTGTCCGCCCTGACGGCGATGCGCGCGGAAGAGGGCGGGCGGCTCGCCGACATGCTCACGGCCCATCTGAAGACCCTCTCGGGGCTCTCCGCGTCGGCCAAAGAGACCGCCGACCTCCAGCCCGGCCAGCAGCGCGAGCGGATGAAGCAGCAGATCGCCGAGCTGCTCGAACAGTCTCCGCCGGTCTCCGAGGAACGCCTCGGTCAGGAACTGGCCCTGCTCGCGACCAAGGCCGATATCCGCGAGGAGGTCGACCGGCTGGACGCCCATATCGATGCCTGCCGAGACCTCATCAAGGCCGGCGGGGTGATCGGCCGCAAACTGGACTTCATCTGCCAGGAGCTGAACCGGGAGAGCAACACGATCTGCTCCAAGGCGGCCTCGCTGGCGCTGACCAATATCGGGCTCGAACTGAAATCCACTGTCGAGCAGTTCCGCGAGCAGGTTCAGAACGTCGAATGA